From the Psilocybe cubensis strain MGC-MH-2018 chromosome 6, whole genome shotgun sequence genome, the window GCATATCTCACAACAAAACATCCCGATTACGCCGTTCTTGCCGCTCGCATCGCAATCTCTAATCTACACAAGGAAACGAAGAAAAACTTTTCGCAGGTTATCAGCGATCTGTACCATTATGGTACGAGCTCGCGATAACCCTTTCGTTGGCATGTCTTACTGACACAACCATCCCTAGTTAACCCGAAGAACGGTAGACCAGCTGGTATGATATCGCAGGAGACGTATGAGGTTGTTCGCGACAACGCAGAGTTGCTGGACTCTGCGATCATCTACAACCGTGATTTCAGCTACAACTAGTGTGTCTTGACCCTCCTGTTCGACACCGTTCATTACTTACCCCTGATATAGTTTCGGATTCAAGACACTCGAACGCTCATACCTCCTTCGCATCAACGGTCGTGTCGCCGAACGCCCTCAGCACATGATCATGCGTGTTGCTGTTGGCATTCACGGTCGGGATCTTGAGAAAGTCATTGAAACATACAATCTGATGTCCGAACGCTATTTCACTCATGCTTCGCCGACGTTATTCAACGCCGGAACACCTAATCCTCAGCTGAGCTCTTGCTTCCTAGTGTGCATGAAAGACGATTCCATTGAAGGTATTTATGACACCCTCAAGAATTGCGCTATGATCAGTAAGACGGCCGGCGGTATCGGCATCAACATTCATAACATCCGTGCCACCGGGTGAGTTACATTTGTATTCTGAGCAACGCTATCATGTCTGACGCCATTCTATCTTGGTTAGATCATACATTGCTGGCACAAATGGTTACTCTAATGGTATTGTGCCCATGCTCAGGGCTTACGATGCTACCGCCCGCTATGTTGATCAAGGGGGAAACAAACGCCCGGGTGCATTTGCCATTTACCTCGAGCCATGGCATCCTGACGTCTTCGAGTTCCTCGATCTCCGCAAAAACCACGGCAAGGAGGAGGCTCGTGCTCGTGATCTTTTCTACGCTCTTTGGATCCCTGATCTTTTGTAAGTGAAGTCTTGTGTACATTTATGCATACATTCTCATTCATTGTTTCGCAGCATGAAGCGAGTTGAGGCGAACGCAGATTGGACCCTTTTCTGCCCCAGCGAAGCCCCTAATCTCCATGAAGTGTATGGAACAGAATTCGAGGAACTCTACGCCAAGTATGAAAAAGAAGGCCGCGGACGCAAGACTGTTTCTGCTCAAAAATTATGGTACGCTATTCTCGAAGCTCAAATCGAGACAGGCGGCCCCTTCATGGTCTACAAAGATCACGCGAATAGTGAGTGACGCAATTTTTATTTCTTGCCCGGCGGACTTACACATACTACCAGACAAATCAAACCAGAAGAACTTGGGCACGATCAAGTCTTCCAATCTCTGCACAGAGATTCTCGAATACTCCTCCCCTGACGAGACTGCTGTCTGCAATCTTGCTTCTCTCGCCTTGCCAACTTTCATAGTCAACGGTGAATACGACTTCAAGAAGTTGCATGAAGTCACCAAGGTTGTTACCTACAACTTGAACAAGATTATCGATGTCAACTACTACCCCATCCCCGAAGCTCGCCGTTCGAATATGCGCCATCGCCCTATCGGTGTTGGTGTACAAGGTCTTGCTGATGCCTTCATGGCTCTTCGTATGCCATTCGATTCACCCGCCGCCAAGGAGCTCAACATCAAAATTTTCGAGACCATATACCACGGAGCTCTTGAGGCCAGTTCGGAACTCGCTGAGCGCGATGGGCCATATGAGACTTGGATGGGTAGCCCTGCTCAACAGGGCCAACTCCAGTACGACATGTGGGGTGTTACTCCCACTGATCTTTGGGACTGGGCATCCTTGAAGGAGCGCATCGCCAGGACCGGGTTGAGGAATTCTCTTCTGCTCGCTCCCATGCCTACTGCTTCCACCAGTCAGATCTTGGGCAACAATGAATGCTTCGAGCCTTATACCAGGTACTTACTCATGTTGcgcattttctttcttgtgaTCGGTACTCATATGTCAATTTAGCAACATCTATACTCGCCGCGTTCTGGCTGGCGAGTTCCAGGTT encodes:
- a CDS encoding ribonucleotide-diphosphate reductase subunit rnr1, coding for MAYVYKRGHRKERVQFDKITARIWKLSYGLDQNFIDPVEVTQKVVAGVYQGVTTVELDNLAAETAAYLTTKHPDYAVLAARIAISNLHKETKKNFSQVISDLYHYVNPKNGRPAGMISQETYEVVRDNAELLDSAIIYNRDFSYNYFGFKTLERSYLLRINGRVAERPQHMIMRVAVGIHGRDLEKVIETYNLMSERYFTHASPTLFNAGTPNPQLSSCFLVCMKDDSIEGIYDTLKNCAMISKTAGGIGINIHNIRATGSYIAGTNGYSNGIVPMLRAYDATARYVDQGGNKRPGAFAIYLEPWHPDVFEFLDLRKNHGKEEARARDLFYALWIPDLFMKRVEANADWTLFCPSEAPNLHEVYGTEFEELYAKYEKEGRGRKTVSAQKLWYAILEAQIETGGPFMVYKDHANNKSNQKNLGTIKSSNLCTEILEYSSPDETAVCNLASLALPTFIVNGEYDFKKLHEVTKVVTYNLNKIIDVNYYPIPEARRSNMRHRPIGVGVQGLADAFMALRMPFDSPAAKELNIKIFETIYHGALEASSELAERDGPYETWMGSPAQQGQLQYDMWGVTPTDLWDWASLKERIARTGLRNSLLLAPMPTASTSQILGNNECFEPYTSNIYTRRVLAGEFQVVCPWLLRELVDLGLWDDNMKNMIIAHNGSIQNIPNIPDDVKAIYKTVWEISQKKVLDLAADRGAFICQSQSLNVHLQSPTLGQLTSMHFYGWKKGLKTGMYYLRTRPAAQAIQFTVDQSLLKVAKTQTSDASAQRAAASTTGRPAIRSTGIPTPTSSPSPSRSLATPPPVIKQEPVTPSPLKFDPTPAPLPSVSAPAITPSSSTESTDTVVAEDDNIAISLSALSLDETQRKAAEADPEYAAALIRKYQRDLEDAKLQCSLENKEACLMCSG